The Sphingorhabdus lutea genome segment ATATCACCAGATATGTTAAATTATCTGCATAATGTTGTTTGTCGAATATAAAAGTATTTGGCCAATAATGATTATATTTACCCTCAATTTACCCTATGGATGAAATCCAAGGAATAAATTATATTTTGCCTGTACCGTGCGTCCCATATAACAAAATATAATGGCAATGCCCCATTTTAAGAGCAATGCATTATTTGGATAAATAATATGAACTTTGAAGCGAACGACATGACCCAAAACAACTATGAATCTCCCTTTGCTGACGAAGATGTAAAACGTAAACGCAAAATGATAATTATCATTGCCATTGTGTTGGTAAGTATAATTGCCGCCGCCTTTATCGCCATAAAAATGCAAGGTGGAACGTCCGCAGATGAGGCGGAAAAGCCAGCCGATGGTCAAGGCCAGCAGGTAACAATTATCACCGCGCAAGAGGCGAATGTCGATAAAATCATCTCCGCCACGGGAACCATTGCGGCCAAAAGGGAAATTCCAATTGGCGTTGTGGGCGAAGGCGGATTGGTCGCGCGGGTTTATGCTGATGCAGGCGATTGGGTGAAACAGGGACAGGTTTTGGTCAGCGTGGACCGCGCCGTTCAATCCCAATCATTAAATGCCCTTCGTGCGCAATCGGAAATTTCGCGTGCCGACCTGCAATTGGCAGAAAATGAGTTAAACAGGGCCAAGCAATTGGTCGATCGCGGTTTTATTTCAAAAGCGGATATTGACCGCAAAACCGCCGCCCGCAATTCAGCAGCCGCGCGTCTTCGCGCTGCACAGGCCCAAATTGGCGAATTACAGGCCCGTAATGCACGTTTGGATATTCGCGCCCCTTCATCAGGATATATTCTGGAACGCAATGTCGAGGTCGGCCAAACGATTAGCCAAGGCGGCGCAGTAATTTTCCGCATGGCACAGGGCGGCGAGATGGAGGTTGAGGCAATGTTGGGCGAAAGCGATCTGTCCGCATTGGGCATTGGCGTGCCAGCTCAGGTCACTCCAGTGGGGACAAGCGAAGCATTTTCAGGCCGCATTTGGCAAATTTCGCCAACCATCAACCCGCAAACTCGCCAAGGGATGGCGCGGGTTGCTTTGCCATTTAACACTGCTTTGCGCCCCGGCGGCTTTGCATCGGTCAATATTCGCGCAGGGACAATTACCGCGCCTATATTGCCCGAATCGGCCATTCAAAATGATAAACAAGGGCCATTTGTTTATATTGTCGGCGCCGAAAATAAAGTGGAGCGCCGCAATATTAAAACCGGCGCGGTTACCGCAAATGGCCTTGCCGTGACGTCGGGTTTGAATGGAAATGAAAAAATTGTCCTTCGTGCAGGCGGATTTTTAAACCCAGGCGAAAAAGTGCGCCCCGTTGCGTTAAAATCTGGAAAATAATCAATGAATTCCGCCTTAATATGGGCGGCAATTTAATGGGCCATAGCGGCAAAAATTATAGGTGAAATGATGAACTTTCGTAATATCTCAGCATGGTCAATCCGCAATCCGGTTGTACCAATGGTATTATTTGTCGCCCTGACCATTGCCGGTATTATCAGCTTTATGAGCATGGATGTGCAGGATAATCCCGACATTGAATTTCCCATCGTCATCGCCTCTATTGCCCAACCGGGCGCCGCGCCCACCGAAATTGAAACACAAATTACCCA includes the following:
- a CDS encoding efflux RND transporter periplasmic adaptor subunit; translation: MNFEANDMTQNNYESPFADEDVKRKRKMIIIIAIVLVSIIAAAFIAIKMQGGTSADEAEKPADGQGQQVTIITAQEANVDKIISATGTIAAKREIPIGVVGEGGLVARVYADAGDWVKQGQVLVSVDRAVQSQSLNALRAQSEISRADLQLAENELNRAKQLVDRGFISKADIDRKTAARNSAAARLRAAQAQIGELQARNARLDIRAPSSGYILERNVEVGQTISQGGAVIFRMAQGGEMEVEAMLGESDLSALGIGVPAQVTPVGTSEAFSGRIWQISPTINPQTRQGMARVALPFNTALRPGGFASVNIRAGTITAPILPESAIQNDKQGPFVYIVGAENKVERRNIKTGAVTANGLAVTSGLNGNEKIVLRAGGFLNPGEKVRPVALKSGK